A single genomic interval of Calditrichota bacterium harbors:
- a CDS encoding D-sedoheptulose 7-phosphate isomerase, whose translation MLTAQSEAHQRFAAESEPVLLEIATAIVECLRSSGKLLLCGNGGSAADAQHVAAELVGRFAREREGWPAIALTTDTSILTAVGNDYGFDRIFARQVEALARRGDLVCGISTSGNSPNILAALEAAKSCGARTLGFTGGSGGKMTTLCDLVFIAPADNTARIQELHICAWHAICDLVEAGMMGSK comes from the coding sequence ATCCTGACCGCGCAGAGCGAGGCTCACCAGCGCTTCGCTGCCGAATCGGAGCCGGTCTTGCTCGAGATCGCGACGGCAATCGTCGAGTGTCTTCGTTCGAGCGGCAAGTTGTTGCTTTGCGGAAACGGCGGGTCCGCCGCCGACGCCCAGCACGTTGCCGCCGAATTGGTCGGTCGTTTTGCGCGCGAGCGGGAGGGTTGGCCGGCGATAGCGCTGACGACCGACACGAGCATCCTGACCGCAGTCGGCAATGACTACGGCTTTGACCGTATCTTCGCGCGGCAGGTGGAAGCGCTCGCCAGGCGGGGCGACCTCGTCTGCGGCATTTCGACATCGGGCAATTCGCCCAATATCCTCGCCGCACTCGAAGCGGCGAAGTCATGCGGCGCCCGAACACTCGGTTTCACCGGTGGCAGCGGTGGGAAAATGACCACCCTCTGCGACCTCGTCTTTATCGCTCCGGCCGACAACACGGCGCGCATTCAGGAACTGCACATCTGCGCCTGGCACGCCATCTGCGACCTTGTCGAAGCCGGGATGATGGGCAGCAAGTAA
- a CDS encoding 1-acyl-sn-glycerol-3-phosphate acyltransferase, with protein MRRGYAFSQAFARVLAKVLWGLRATGFERVPRTGRLIIAVNHYSRADGPLVGAFLPREVHFAVEIEAFVGPLKWLLRYWNCLPVRRRGADRESLATMLELLDRDKALVILPEGRRSVIGSELRAKPGIGLLVMRTGSPVLPVRVSGTHHLREGLSGLLYLTRHRGELRIDVGEPFRPDLPPGRSEKEAYQAIADQIMDRIRGL; from the coding sequence GTGAGGCGGGGCTATGCGTTTTCACAGGCGTTCGCGCGAGTGCTGGCAAAAGTCCTCTGGGGTCTCCGGGCAACCGGCTTTGAGCGCGTCCCCCGGACCGGGCGACTCATCATCGCCGTCAACCATTATTCCCGTGCCGACGGGCCATTGGTCGGCGCTTTTCTGCCGCGGGAAGTTCACTTCGCAGTCGAGATCGAGGCTTTCGTTGGGCCGCTGAAGTGGCTCCTGCGCTATTGGAACTGCCTGCCGGTGCGACGGCGGGGTGCCGATAGAGAGTCGCTTGCGACGATGCTCGAATTGCTTGATCGCGACAAGGCTCTGGTGATCCTGCCCGAAGGACGCCGCTCGGTCATCGGCTCCGAACTGCGCGCCAAGCCTGGAATCGGGCTTCTGGTCATGCGGACAGGTAGCCCGGTTCTACCGGTTAGAGTCAGCGGCACACATCATCTGCGGGAGGGCTTGAGCGGCTTGCTCTACCTGACAAGACATCGCGGTGAACTGCGGATCGACGTCGGCGAACCCTTCCGGCCCGATCTTCCACCGGGACGCTCCGAAAAGGAAGCCTATCAAGCTATCGCCGACCAGATCATGGATCGTATTCGTGGGTTGTAG
- a CDS encoding aminotransferase class V-fold PLP-dependent enzyme encodes MSTPTGFTFRIATEPWEFEQIHRLNYRAFVEEIPQHNPNGEGVLVDKFHTENTYVIAVKEQQVIGMLAMRDKRPFSLDAKLSNLNTFIPPGRTACEIRLLTIDPAHRGATLLQGLILKLIEYSRTKGYNLALISGTTRQIKLYRHLGFKPFAHLVGTGEAQFQPMMLTLEDFATRLPEFSPNGAADVALLPKVNLMPGPVAISQDVRRVFADLPVSHRGAQFVADVQLIKESLRRLSGAKFVEILMGSGTLGNDTVAGQIAGLKGRGLVVTNGEFGGRLVDHARRWQLDYKVLKSEWGEPLPLDRIARKLDRMGSVKWLWMVHCETSSGIVNDLPGVKRICRQRGIKLCLDCMSSLGAVPLDLRGVYMAASVSGKALAGFPGLALIFYNHRVRPQPQRLPRYLDIGYYAEHQGLPYTISTNLVYALKRALETAGNVESSTAKSALSTRLRAELRAAGFNLVGEDQIYSPAVITIVFPPGIDSVKVGDRMMEKGYLLSYRSYYLVARNWLQICLMGEQSGDLVMPVVPALVDAVADVSRG; translated from the coding sequence ATGTCCACGCCAACCGGATTCACCTTTAGGATCGCCACCGAGCCGTGGGAGTTTGAGCAGATTCACCGGCTCAACTACCGGGCGTTTGTAGAGGAGATACCCCAGCACAATCCTAACGGCGAAGGCGTTCTGGTCGATAAGTTTCACACCGAGAACACCTACGTCATCGCCGTGAAAGAGCAGCAGGTCATCGGAATGCTGGCGATGCGGGACAAGCGCCCCTTTTCGCTCGATGCCAAGTTATCCAACCTGAATACCTTCATCCCGCCCGGCCGGACGGCTTGCGAAATCCGCCTTTTGACCATCGACCCGGCGCACCGCGGCGCGACGCTGCTGCAAGGGCTCATTCTGAAATTGATCGAGTACTCCCGCACCAAAGGCTACAACCTCGCACTCATTTCCGGCACCACCAGACAGATCAAACTTTACCGCCATCTGGGGTTCAAGCCCTTTGCGCATCTGGTCGGGACTGGTGAAGCGCAGTTCCAGCCGATGATGCTGACCCTGGAGGACTTTGCTACGCGGCTGCCGGAATTCTCCCCCAACGGCGCCGCCGACGTGGCGCTCCTGCCTAAAGTCAACCTCATGCCCGGCCCGGTAGCGATCTCACAGGACGTCCGGAGGGTCTTTGCCGATCTGCCGGTGTCGCATCGCGGGGCTCAGTTCGTCGCCGATGTCCAGTTGATCAAGGAGTCCCTAAGGCGTCTTTCGGGGGCGAAGTTCGTCGAGATTCTAATGGGCTCGGGAACGCTTGGCAATGACACCGTTGCCGGTCAGATTGCAGGCTTGAAAGGACGAGGACTGGTCGTCACCAACGGTGAATTTGGAGGCCGGTTGGTCGATCACGCCCGTCGCTGGCAACTCGATTATAAGGTCCTTAAATCGGAATGGGGCGAGCCGCTGCCGCTCGACCGGATCGCCCGCAAACTCGACCGGATGGGGTCAGTGAAGTGGCTCTGGATGGTGCACTGTGAGACCTCGTCAGGGATCGTCAACGATCTTCCCGGCGTCAAACGCATTTGTCGTCAACGCGGGATCAAACTCTGCCTCGACTGCATGAGCAGCCTCGGCGCGGTGCCGCTTGATCTGCGCGGCGTCTATATGGCGGCATCGGTATCGGGTAAAGCCCTCGCCGGGTTTCCCGGTCTCGCCCTGATCTTTTACAATCACCGGGTGCGTCCCCAGCCGCAGCGCCTCCCGAGATACCTCGACATAGGCTACTATGCGGAGCATCAGGGGCTTCCCTACACCATCTCGACGAACCTCGTCTATGCCTTGAAGAGGGCTCTTGAGACCGCCGGTAATGTCGAATCGTCCACCGCGAAAAGCGCACTATCGACCCGCCTTCGTGCAGAACTTCGGGCGGCGGGATTCAATCTCGTCGGCGAGGACCAGATCTACTCCCCTGCGGTTATTACGATTGTCTTTCCGCCCGGGATCGACTCCGTCAAGGTCGGCGACCGGATGATGGAGAAGGGCTATTTGCTCAGTTACCGCAGTTATTACCTGGTCGCCCGCAACTGGCTGCAGATCTGTCTGATGGGCGAGCAGTCGGGCGATCTCGTGATGCCGGTTGTGCCGGCGTTGGTCGATGCGGTCGCGGATGTGAGTCGCGGCTGA
- a CDS encoding aminopeptidase, with product MPDPRNDRLASILLDYSLALKPGETLYLEVKGRETLDLAKSVLRLTTERGATPFWFYSDESLLRQFIAGATDDQMKRQAELHLELMTRADCYIGLRGSDNPFDLADILPAQLERFNRLFYHPVHLEQRVKKTRWVVLRYPNNAMAQLAQQPQETFADYYYRVCILDYDRMSAAQDRLFALMDATDQVRITAPGTDLSFSIQGVPPRKCDGHRNVPDGEVFTAPVRTSVNGTIQYNTPSLYQGHIYENIRFVFKDGKIVEATAGPQTEKLNRILDTDEGARYIGEFSLGLNPFILHPMKDTLFDEKIAGSLHFTPGQAYEETDNGNRSAVHWDLVLIQRPEYGGGEVWFDGKLIRKDGRFTDPEMERMFSAGFLSGSQQD from the coding sequence ATGCCTGATCCCCGCAACGACCGCCTCGCAAGCATCCTGCTCGACTATTCACTCGCCCTGAAGCCTGGCGAGACGCTCTATCTCGAAGTCAAGGGTAGGGAGACGCTCGACCTCGCCAAGTCCGTTCTGCGTCTGACGACCGAGCGCGGAGCGACGCCCTTTTGGTTCTACAGCGACGAGTCGCTCCTGCGCCAATTCATCGCCGGGGCTACGGACGATCAGATGAAGCGGCAGGCGGAACTGCACCTCGAACTGATGACCCGCGCCGATTGCTACATCGGTCTGCGTGGATCGGACAACCCATTCGATCTGGCTGACATTCTGCCGGCGCAACTCGAGCGGTTCAACCGCCTCTTCTATCACCCGGTGCACCTCGAACAGCGTGTCAAAAAGACCCGCTGGGTCGTCCTAAGGTATCCCAACAACGCCATGGCGCAACTTGCGCAGCAGCCTCAAGAGACCTTCGCCGATTACTACTATCGGGTCTGCATCCTCGACTACGACCGGATGTCGGCGGCGCAGGACCGCCTCTTTGCCCTGATGGACGCGACCGATCAGGTGCGCATCACCGCTCCCGGCACCGACCTGTCGTTCTCTATCCAGGGCGTCCCCCCGCGCAAATGCGACGGCCACCGCAACGTCCCGGACGGCGAAGTTTTCACCGCGCCGGTGCGGACGTCGGTGAACGGCACCATCCAGTATAACACCCCGTCGCTCTACCAGGGGCATATCTACGAGAATATCCGGTTCGTCTTTAAGGACGGCAAGATCGTCGAAGCGACCGCCGGGCCGCAGACCGAGAAATTGAACCGCATCCTGGACACCGACGAAGGCGCCCGTTACATCGGCGAATTCTCGCTCGGACTGAATCCCTTCATCCTGCACCCGATGAAGGATACTCTATTCGACGAGAAGATCGCCGGCTCGCTCCACTTCACCCCCGGACAGGCTTATGAGGAAACCGACAACGGCAACCGGTCGGCAGTGCATTGGGATCTGGTCCTTATTCAGCGTCCCGAATACGGCGGCGGCGAGGTTTGGTTCGACGGCAAGTTGATTCGTAAAGACGGCAGGTTCACCGATCCCGAGATGGAGCGGATGTTCTCAGCCGGGTTCCTGAGCGGCAGCCAGCAGGACTGA
- a CDS encoding thioredoxin family protein encodes MKLTEWNLEQLDQALAADLGPLLAAFMAPWCEPCRTVAPLLEGVDEDFNGRVQLVRIDIEEHSSLASRYRIRAIPTLILFVKGAERGRIVGAAARTEIVKRVRNLML; translated from the coding sequence ATGAAACTAACCGAGTGGAATCTGGAACAACTCGATCAAGCCCTTGCCGCCGATTTAGGGCCGTTGCTCGCGGCCTTTATGGCACCGTGGTGCGAGCCGTGCCGCACCGTCGCTCCGCTGCTCGAAGGCGTTGATGAAGACTTTAACGGCCGGGTCCAACTGGTGCGAATCGACATCGAAGAGCATTCCTCCCTCGCGAGTCGTTATCGCATCCGCGCCATACCGACCTTGATCCTCTTCGTCAAGGGCGCCGAACGAGGCCGCATTGTCGGAGCCGCCGCCCGGACGGAAATCGTCAAACGGGTGCGGAACCTGATGCTCTAA
- a CDS encoding PBP1A family penicillin-binding protein — translation MRRLLIVVNLLILIVIAGGVAAYYRLAPGIPRLPDDLRLLASTPATEVYSRGGELLGRLGGRHYIALDRISPHFLNAVVAAEDRRFFEHRGIDRIATVRALWQNLRQRGDAPGGSSITQQLAKNLFFSFKRSWERKALEALTAFAIEARFSKEEILEAYCNLVYFGRFAYGVERASRTYFNKHARQLELHEAALLAGLPNAPARLDPFSNPDQARERQRLILERMARAGYIEWRQIDSLTARPVTLSNAAPPPERGSFAVDAALEGARGRLSGDLVNYGGVKIYTTIDPRLQRIAERKVAAGVDLLERSIRPPKVGEDPSGRLEGGLVAVEVKSGQIVALVGGRNYLDSPYNRATRSRRQPGSAFKPVIYLTALEQGNITPASVYRDEPVALKIDSRRTWRPTNFDKRFTGPVVLKLALMKSINTVAAQLISETGPDKVIATARRLGIESPLEPHLSLALGSTGLTMVEMATAIATIAREGYFIESRLLSRIEGPGGETLASLASAGEQRFDPETTYMLIDMLSGVLDSGTGTIVRRRGFSGTAFGKTGTSSDYRDSWFVGASPHLAVVAWVGYDDNRKMYLKNGVGVTGASGAAPIWADFMIAATEGDPPREFQVPDGVERSFVEPVTGRVSRNYLDGYLPVMLKSESKSGWFGF, via the coding sequence ATGCGGCGGCTGCTCATAGTGGTCAACCTGCTGATACTGATCGTCATAGCGGGCGGTGTCGCAGCCTACTATCGACTGGCGCCCGGCATTCCGCGGTTGCCGGACGACCTGCGGCTTTTGGCTTCCACCCCTGCGACGGAAGTCTATAGCCGGGGCGGAGAACTGCTGGGCCGACTGGGTGGACGCCATTATATCGCCCTCGACCGAATATCGCCGCACTTCCTGAACGCTGTCGTTGCCGCCGAAGACCGGCGGTTCTTCGAGCATCGGGGCATCGACCGAATTGCGACGGTGCGGGCGCTGTGGCAGAATCTGCGGCAGCGCGGCGACGCCCCGGGCGGTTCGTCTATCACCCAGCAACTTGCCAAGAACCTCTTCTTCTCCTTCAAGCGGTCCTGGGAGCGCAAGGCGCTCGAAGCGCTCACCGCCTTCGCCATTGAGGCGCGATTCTCTAAGGAGGAGATCCTTGAAGCCTACTGCAATCTGGTCTATTTCGGGCGGTTTGCTTACGGCGTCGAACGGGCATCGCGCACCTATTTCAACAAGCATGCCCGGCAGTTGGAACTGCACGAAGCGGCGCTGTTGGCCGGTCTCCCAAATGCCCCGGCGCGGCTCGATCCGTTCAGCAACCCGGATCAGGCGCGCGAGCGGCAGCGGCTCATCCTTGAGCGAATGGCCCGTGCCGGCTATATTGAGTGGCGACAGATCGACAGTCTGACTGCCCGGCCGGTGACGCTCTCAAATGCCGCTCCGCCGCCGGAGAGGGGTTCGTTTGCCGTAGATGCCGCACTCGAAGGGGCTCGCGGCAGGTTGAGTGGCGACCTCGTCAATTACGGCGGGGTGAAGATTTACACCACCATTGACCCACGTCTGCAGCGGATTGCCGAGCGCAAGGTCGCAGCCGGCGTCGATCTCCTCGAGCGCAGCATTCGTCCTCCTAAGGTGGGTGAAGACCCCTCCGGCCGGCTCGAAGGCGGTCTCGTCGCCGTTGAAGTGAAGAGCGGCCAAATCGTCGCTCTGGTCGGCGGCCGCAACTACCTCGACAGCCCCTATAACCGCGCCACCCGGTCGCGCCGCCAGCCCGGTTCAGCCTTCAAGCCGGTGATCTACCTAACCGCTCTTGAGCAGGGCAACATTACGCCGGCATCAGTCTATCGCGATGAACCGGTTGCGCTCAAGATCGACTCGCGACGCACCTGGAGGCCGACCAATTTCGATAAGCGCTTCACCGGCCCGGTGGTGCTGAAACTTGCGCTGATGAAGTCGATCAACACCGTTGCCGCGCAGTTGATAAGTGAGACCGGCCCCGATAAGGTGATCGCCACCGCCCGCCGACTCGGCATTGAGTCGCCGCTCGAGCCGCATCTGTCGCTGGCACTCGGCTCGACCGGGCTCACCATGGTCGAAATGGCGACCGCGATTGCGACCATCGCTCGGGAGGGCTACTTCATCGAGTCGCGCCTCCTGTCGCGAATAGAGGGCCCCGGCGGCGAGACCCTGGCGTCGCTTGCATCTGCCGGTGAGCAGCGTTTCGACCCGGAGACGACTTATATGCTTATCGATATGCTGTCCGGCGTCCTCGATAGCGGCACCGGGACAATTGTGAGGCGGCGCGGATTCAGCGGGACGGCGTTCGGCAAAACCGGAACCTCGAGCGACTACCGGGATAGTTGGTTCGTCGGAGCCAGTCCGCATCTGGCTGTGGTCGCCTGGGTAGGCTACGACGACAACCGCAAGATGTATCTGAAGAACGGCGTCGGCGTTACCGGCGCTTCGGGGGCAGCGCCAATCTGGGCCGACTTTATGATCGCCGCGACGGAAGGCGATCCGCCGCGCGAGTTTCAGGTGCCCGACGGTGTCGAACGTTCTTTCGTAGAACCTGTTACCGGGCGCGTCAGTCGCAACTATCTGGACGGGTATCTGCCGGTAATGCTCAAATCGGAGTCTAAATCGGGGTGGTTTGGGTTTTGA
- a CDS encoding protein DA1 codes for MILILLTASVSLAAGPPYICAVCGKEITRQAGVVDGKLYHPECFRCTTCGEAIQGDYFRDNDGKYHHKGCFEARNRPVCAWCGRVILDRKYTGYRGKSYHNDCFKRRVAPICDICGEALTDSSITDFWGTQFHSRHAGEFPICTVCGRLIARDGRIIARGRHLCPICLETAVTDPAAARALLEEVREQLASIGIVVTTLGLRIELVTGEWLAASRSSDVVGPHPYAATRWQAGNPRDGDETAVIYVQTSLPEDLTRGIIAHEMMHVWQHEHRADNLPSDLREGSANWASSLIYNRSGTGRGRFFINNFEKSPDPVYGEGYRKIGRYADSRGVEGVLDLLRIESALAGSGRGRR; via the coding sequence ATGATTCTGATCCTGCTGACCGCGAGCGTTTCGCTTGCTGCCGGACCTCCCTATATCTGCGCAGTCTGCGGCAAAGAGATCACCCGTCAAGCCGGCGTCGTCGATGGCAAACTCTACCATCCCGAGTGCTTCCGCTGCACCACCTGCGGCGAAGCCATCCAGGGCGACTACTTCCGCGACAATGACGGGAAGTATCACCACAAGGGCTGTTTTGAAGCCCGCAACCGGCCGGTATGCGCCTGGTGCGGGCGCGTAATACTCGACCGCAAATACACCGGCTACCGGGGAAAGTCCTACCACAACGACTGCTTCAAGCGACGGGTGGCGCCGATTTGCGACATCTGCGGCGAAGCCCTCACCGACTCCTCCATCACCGACTTCTGGGGCACCCAGTTTCATTCCCGACACGCCGGGGAATTCCCTATTTGCACGGTCTGCGGACGGCTTATCGCTCGCGACGGACGGATTATCGCCAGGGGGCGGCATCTCTGCCCGATCTGCCTCGAAACGGCGGTCACCGATCCGGCCGCTGCCCGGGCGCTGCTTGAGGAAGTGCGCGAACAACTTGCCTCAATAGGGATCGTAGTGACGACGCTCGGTCTCCGGATCGAACTGGTAACCGGCGAATGGCTTGCCGCAAGCCGCAGCAGCGACGTCGTCGGGCCGCATCCTTACGCCGCGACGCGCTGGCAGGCCGGCAATCCCCGCGACGGCGACGAAACAGCAGTCATCTATGTCCAAACCAGCCTGCCCGAAGATCTAACGCGCGGCATCATTGCCCACGAGATGATGCATGTCTGGCAGCATGAACACCGTGCCGACAACCTCCCGTCAGACTTGCGCGAAGGCAGCGCCAACTGGGCTTCATCGCTGATCTACAATCGCTCCGGCACCGGTCGCGGGCGATTCTTTATCAACAACTTCGAGAAGTCGCCTGACCCGGTCTATGGCGAAGGCTATCGCAAGATCGGCAGGTATGCCGACAGCCGCGGCGTCGAAGGGGTGCTCGATCTGCTGCGCATCGAGAGCGCACTGGCAGGATCGGGGCGAGGACGGAGATAG
- the flgB gene encoding flagellar basal body rod protein FlgB has translation MLKELLFDATHIPILGRGLDAYALRQRAIASNITNAETPGYERRIVKFEDQLREALGQKALAGSGDRRGSSGMRPDAVEPKIDYDPKPSDINDLNNVDIDAEMAALAENHMQFNMAVRLLKHNFEMLNLSIRGQ, from the coding sequence ATGCTGAAAGAACTTCTTTTCGACGCGACGCACATCCCGATCCTGGGACGGGGCCTCGATGCCTACGCCCTCAGGCAGCGCGCTATTGCGTCAAACATCACCAATGCCGAAACACCCGGTTACGAGCGGCGCATCGTCAAGTTCGAGGACCAACTTCGGGAAGCGCTCGGCCAGAAGGCTCTCGCCGGTTCGGGCGACCGCCGCGGCTCGTCCGGGATGCGTCCCGATGCCGTCGAGCCGAAGATCGACTACGATCCCAAGCCGAGCGACATCAACGACCTCAACAATGTCGATATCGACGCCGAGATGGCCGCACTCGCCGAAAACCACATGCAGTTCAACATGGCGGTGCGGCTACTGAAGCATAACTTCGAGATGCTGAACCTCAGCATCCGCGGGCAGTAA
- the flgC gene encoding flagellar basal body rod protein FlgC has translation MEKISGLFASLRISSSGLAAQRRRMNIIAENLANANTTKTDEGGPYKRKIVRFFEQLKSAEVRRGAAEQRDEGLESTSSGHISGGSGSQVLRRTYSGVRIEVVQDKAEPERVYDPTHPDADEAGYVAMPKVDTIVEMVDMITAARAYEAGVTAINTAKDMARKALEI, from the coding sequence ATGGAAAAAATTTCCGGCCTCTTCGCTTCGCTGAGGATAAGTTCATCCGGTCTGGCCGCTCAACGCCGGCGAATGAACATCATCGCCGAGAACCTCGCCAACGCCAACACCACCAAGACCGACGAAGGCGGGCCTTACAAGCGCAAGATCGTCCGCTTCTTTGAGCAATTGAAGAGCGCTGAAGTGCGGCGCGGTGCGGCAGAGCAGCGCGACGAGGGCTTAGAATCGACGAGCAGCGGGCATATCAGCGGCGGTTCCGGCAGCCAGGTGCTCCGGCGCACCTATTCCGGGGTTCGGATCGAAGTGGTGCAGGACAAGGCTGAGCCCGAGCGGGTCTATGATCCGACTCATCCCGACGCCGATGAAGCCGGATACGTCGCTATGCCCAAGGTTGACACCATCGTCGAAATGGTCGATATGATCACCGCTGCGCGAGCCTACGAAGCCGGGGTCACGGCTATAAACACGGCCAAGGATATGGCACGCAAGGCTCTGGAAATATAG
- the fliE gene encoding flagellar hook-basal body complex protein FliE, whose translation MADNIIRLDQLHPPRLQPSEVRPLATPSPADQPGFGDVIKKLVSDVNSAQQSAETATNQMMTGELEDVHQVVVAMEEAQVSFRLLMEVRNRMVEAYKEVMRMQV comes from the coding sequence ATGGCTGACAACATCATCCGCCTCGACCAACTCCACCCCCCCCGGCTTCAACCCTCGGAGGTTAGGCCGCTCGCGACTCCGTCGCCTGCCGATCAACCCGGTTTTGGCGATGTCATCAAGAAACTGGTGAGCGACGTCAATTCTGCCCAGCAGTCGGCCGAGACCGCGACCAACCAAATGATGACCGGCGAACTGGAAGACGTCCATCAGGTCGTAGTGGCTATGGAAGAGGCGCAGGTCAGTTTCCGGCTCTTGATGGAAGTGCGCAACCGGATGGTCGAAGCCTACAAAGAAGTGATGCGAATGCAAGTTTGA
- the fliF gene encoding flagellar M-ring protein FliF has translation MPSFIAQIVTLVRTLFRRLPAEKRTGMIVSFLLIAGATVALLIWAIRPQYKVLYSDLSLEDSGQIVEVLQKEAIPFKLEQEGRRILVPSSVVYQTRLKLAASELPREHGSGWELFDRSNLGVTDFVQKLNYRRALEGELARTILQLDPVEAVRVHLVIPEESLFRENRKEPSASVTLRMKRGNRLAQAQVTGIGYLVSSSVEGMSPENVTVLDSRGNILSERVETNPLARLSSSQLELQQKVEASLVLKGQELLDKRFGSGRSAVQVTALLNFEQRELSRESYDADNPAVRSEEINSTTSMGSDTSSSNTQSQITNYELSLTRERTVGSVGDIRRLSIAVMVDGNYTTTGEGDEAVREFSPLPPKDLDEVRNTIVAALGYDETRGDEISVVSVPFRSGELFDDAHFTSVNRWDMVFQYGQKVVMFAAVIILLLMLRNFVRRAQATAAMLTAAPQIPGGLEPAMQIAGAGAIERQALPPLDSPTDEDTRQARRVQEQISTFVSEKPDVAARLVRSWLIED, from the coding sequence ATGCCTTCATTTATCGCCCAAATCGTCACCCTCGTCCGAACGCTCTTCCGCCGACTCCCGGCAGAGAAGCGAACCGGGATGATCGTCTCGTTCCTGCTCATTGCGGGCGCGACAGTGGCGCTCCTGATATGGGCCATCAGGCCGCAGTATAAGGTCCTCTACAGCGATCTATCGCTGGAGGATTCGGGGCAGATCGTCGAAGTCCTGCAGAAGGAAGCGATCCCGTTCAAGTTGGAACAGGAGGGCCGTCGCATCCTGGTGCCGTCGAGCGTCGTATATCAGACGCGTCTGAAGTTGGCGGCGTCCGAACTACCTCGCGAGCATGGCTCGGGTTGGGAACTCTTCGACCGGTCGAATCTCGGCGTTACCGACTTCGTCCAGAAATTGAACTACCGTCGGGCGCTGGAGGGCGAACTGGCGCGTACGATATTGCAACTTGATCCGGTCGAAGCGGTGCGGGTCCATCTGGTCATCCCGGAGGAGAGTCTCTTTCGGGAGAACCGCAAGGAGCCGTCGGCGTCGGTAACATTACGGATGAAGCGCGGCAACCGGCTCGCACAGGCGCAAGTTACCGGTATCGGTTACCTCGTCTCGTCGTCGGTCGAAGGGATGTCGCCGGAGAATGTGACAGTGCTCGATTCGCGAGGCAATATCCTCTCGGAGCGAGTCGAGACGAACCCGCTGGCACGGCTCTCGTCGAGCCAACTCGAACTTCAGCAAAAGGTCGAAGCCAGCCTCGTCCTGAAGGGTCAGGAACTGCTCGACAAGCGCTTCGGGTCCGGCCGGTCGGCGGTGCAGGTAACCGCCCTGCTCAACTTCGAACAGCGCGAGTTGTCCCGGGAGTCCTACGACGCCGACAACCCTGCAGTGCGGTCGGAGGAGATCAACAGCACGACGTCGATGGGCTCGGACACCTCCTCGTCCAATACCCAGTCCCAGATCACAAACTATGAACTTAGCCTGACCCGGGAGCGGACGGTTGGATCGGTAGGGGATATCAGGCGACTCTCGATTGCGGTGATGGTCGATGGAAACTACACGACCACCGGCGAGGGCGATGAAGCTGTCCGGGAGTTCAGCCCGCTGCCGCCCAAGGACCTCGACGAAGTGCGCAACACCATTGTCGCCGCGCTGGGTTACGATGAAACCCGCGGCGACGAGATCAGCGTCGTTTCGGTGCCGTTCCGTTCGGGAGAACTGTTCGACGATGCGCACTTCACCAGCGTCAACCGCTGGGATATGGTCTTCCAATATGGCCAGAAGGTGGTGATGTTCGCGGCCGTCATCATCCTCCTCCTGATGCTGCGCAACTTTGTCCGGCGGGCTCAGGCGACGGCAGCGATGCTGACCGCAGCACCTCAGATTCCGGGTGGACTCGAGCCGGCGATGCAGATTGCCGGAGCAGGGGCAATCGAGCGCCAGGCGCTGCCGCCGCTCGACAGTCCAACCGACGAAGACACTCGCCAGGCGCGGCGCGTTCAGGAACAGATATCGACCTTTGTCTCCGAAAAACCAGACGTCGCGGCCCGGCTGGTGCGGTCGTGGCTGATTGAGGATTAA